From Salvia hispanica cultivar TCC Black 2014 unplaced genomic scaffold, UniMelb_Shisp_WGS_1.0 HiC_scaffold_674, whole genome shotgun sequence, a single genomic window includes:
- the LOC125199786 gene encoding receptor-like protein 44 gives MMGIIWGWIAAALLLLSAASADPNDERCLTHLSESLQDPLRNLQNWTKSTFANPCQGFTSFLEGAICNNGRIYKLSLSNLSLKGSISPFLSNCTNLQALDLSSNQLSGPIPPDLQYLVNLAVLNLSANHLSGDIPQQLALCAYLNVIDLHDNQLSGLIPQQLGLLVRLSVFDVSNNKLSGPIPSSLGNRSGNLPRFNASSYAGNKGLYGYPLPPMKSSGLSVLAIVGIGLGSGLLSLILSFTAVCVWLRVTDKKSENDEGKISQLMPDY, from the coding sequence ATGATGGGCATCATTTGGGGCTGGATTGCCGccgccctcctcctcctctccgccgcctccgccgATCCCAACGACGAGCGCTGCCTCACCCACCTCAGCGAGTCACTGCAGGATCCCCTCAGAAATCTCCAGAACTGGACCAAATCCACCTTCGCCAACCCTTGCCAGGGATTCACCTCCTTCCTCGAGGGCGCCATCTGCAACAACGGCCGCATCTAcaagctctctctctctaacctcTCTCTCAAGGGCTCCATTTCCCCCTTCCTCTCCAATTGCACTAATCTCCAAGCACTCGACCTCTCCTCCAATCAGCTCTCCGGCCCCATCCCGCCCGACCTCCAGTATCTAGTCAACCTCGCCGTCCTCAATCTCTCCGCCAATCACCTCTCCGGCGACATCCCCCAGCAATTAGCCCTCTGCGCCTACCTCAACGTCATCGATCTCCACGATAACCAGCTCTCGGGGCTAATTCCGCAGCAGCTAGGGCTCCTGGTGAGGCTCTCCGTCTTCGATGTctcaaacaataaattatcCGGTCCGATTCCGTCGTCGCTGGGGAACCGGAGCGGCAACTTGCCCCGCTTCAATGCCAGCTCATACGCCGGGAATAAAGGCCTCTACGGCTACCCCTTGCCGCCGATGAAGAGCAGCGGGCTCTCCGTCCTCGCAATCGTCGGGATCGGGCTCGGCAGCGGGCTTCTCAGCTTGATCCTAAGCTTCACCGCCGTCTGCGTTTGGCTGAGAGTGACTGATAAGAAATCGGAAAACGATGAAGGCAAAATCAGCCAGCTTATGCCCGATTACTGA